Proteins from one Gilliamella sp. ESL0443 genomic window:
- the recQ gene encoding DNA helicase RecQ: MSFKDQIEDVLHNIFGYKSFRNQQKDIIESVIDGRDVLAVIPTGGGKSLCYQIPAVVLPGTAIVISPLISLMKDQVDQLLVNGIPAAFLNATQSGIEQQNVINQYLNHSIKLLYISPERLTVSSFGALLDQHPPSLIAIDEAHCISQWGHDFRPDYRQLNQLSKRFADVPIIALTATADEMTQRDILNQLNLVDPLFVVRSFDRPNIRYTVVEKFNLTEQVVSFIETQKGNSGIIYCSSRSKVEDMTTRLVARGFSAIAYHAGLSTSERQSAQESFLKDNTQIIVATVAFGMGINKPNVRFVVHADCPRSIEAYYQETGRAGRDGVPAEAMLLFKSNDLSWYKQQIIEKYDNDQKQVELHKIQAMESFAQCMTCRRIVLLNYFGEHRTESCNNCDICLYPPKQYDALIDAQKVLSCVYRVEQHYGAQYIVDILRGSGRSQIKDNRHDKLSVYGIGKEHNADYWLSVIRQLIFLGYLRQNISNFNTLQLTENARAILKGEVQLKLAKPRLEIVKKSRLNRYARSINLTTILSYEERILFNNLRRLRKEIADMEDIAPYIVFSDATLLEMVQTMPESKTQLINVSGVGKIKLEKYGNLFLDEINDFVIKNI; this comes from the coding sequence ATGTCGTTTAAAGATCAAATTGAAGATGTTCTACATAATATTTTTGGTTATAAGTCGTTTAGGAATCAACAAAAAGATATTATTGAATCAGTGATTGACGGGCGTGATGTTTTGGCCGTTATCCCTACCGGTGGCGGTAAGTCGCTTTGTTATCAAATTCCAGCGGTCGTATTACCAGGCACAGCTATAGTCATTTCGCCACTTATTTCATTAATGAAAGATCAGGTCGATCAATTGTTGGTGAATGGTATTCCTGCCGCATTTTTAAATGCAACTCAATCAGGCATCGAACAACAAAATGTTATCAACCAGTATCTAAACCATTCAATTAAATTGTTGTATATTTCCCCCGAGCGGTTGACAGTATCATCTTTTGGCGCGTTACTGGATCAGCATCCTCCTTCTTTAATTGCGATCGATGAGGCGCATTGTATTTCACAATGGGGACATGACTTTAGACCTGATTATCGCCAATTAAACCAGTTATCAAAACGTTTTGCTGATGTACCAATTATCGCGCTTACAGCCACTGCCGATGAGATGACACAGAGGGATATTCTTAATCAGCTCAATTTAGTTGATCCGTTGTTTGTGGTTCGTAGTTTTGATAGGCCGAATATTCGCTATACCGTGGTAGAAAAGTTTAATCTTACTGAGCAAGTTGTGTCGTTTATTGAAACGCAAAAAGGGAATAGCGGGATTATTTATTGTTCTAGCCGTTCTAAAGTTGAGGACATGACAACAAGGCTTGTGGCAAGAGGGTTTTCGGCTATCGCTTATCATGCTGGATTGTCTACAAGTGAACGGCAAAGCGCTCAGGAGAGTTTTTTAAAGGATAATACACAAATTATTGTGGCAACAGTTGCTTTTGGAATGGGGATTAATAAGCCAAATGTTCGGTTTGTTGTTCATGCAGATTGTCCGCGTTCAATTGAGGCTTATTATCAAGAAACAGGTCGTGCTGGGCGCGATGGTGTTCCTGCAGAAGCGATGCTATTGTTTAAAAGTAATGATTTAAGTTGGTATAAGCAGCAAATCATTGAAAAGTATGATAACGATCAGAAGCAAGTGGAGCTTCATAAGATTCAGGCGATGGAGTCATTTGCGCAATGTATGACGTGTCGTCGTATTGTACTGTTAAATTATTTTGGTGAACATCGAACTGAGTCTTGTAATAATTGTGATATTTGCCTTTATCCACCTAAGCAATATGATGCGTTGATTGATGCGCAAAAAGTTTTGTCTTGTGTTTATCGGGTTGAACAGCACTATGGTGCCCAATACATAGTGGATATTTTACGTGGTTCGGGGCGTTCACAAATTAAAGATAATCGACATGATAAGCTTTCAGTTTATGGTATTGGTAAAGAGCATAACGCTGATTATTGGCTTAGTGTAATAAGGCAGTTAATTTTTTTAGGTTATTTGCGGCAAAATATTTCCAATTTTAATACTTTGCAATTGACTGAAAACGCACGGGCAATATTGAAAGGTGAGGTGCAATTAAAGTTAGCAAAACCACGATTAGAAATTGTTAAGAAGAGTCGTTTAAATCGTTATGCTCGATCAATTAATTTAACGACTATTCTATCTTATGAAGAGCGAATTTTATTTAATAATCTTAGACGATTACGTAAAGAGATTGCCGATATGGAAGATATCGCTCCTTATATTGTATTTAGTGATGCAACCTTACTTGAAATGGTGCAAACGATGCCTGAAAGTAAGACACAACTTATTAATGTGTCAGGTGTTGGTAAAATTAAATTGGAGAAATACGGCAATCTGTTTTTGGATGAGATTAATGACTTTGTAATTAAAAATATATAA
- the dnaX gene encoding DNA polymerase III subunit gamma/tau — MSYQVLARKWRPKSFSEVVGQQHVLKILSNALSLGRVHHAYLFSGTRGVGKTSIARLLAKGLNCESGITATPCGVCDNCREIEQGRFVDLLEIDAASRTKVEDTREILDNIQYLPTKGRFKVYLIDEVHMLSRNSFNALLKTLEEPPEHVKFLLATTDPQKLPITILSRCLHLHLNVLDTSLIGDQLNHILQLEHIESEPKAIHLLAKAANGSMRDALSLTDQAIALGNGKVDAVSVASMLGTLDKAIPFALVNALYQGDGNALMQQIELAAMQGADWDNLLAESISLLHQIALLQVVPTALGDYADSEEQLRFLAQYISPNDVQLFYQILLMGRKELALVPDKKMGVEMSFLRALAFMPKDVDSISQPVSTTNPSAVGHPPVPKSNPPKVESATSASVPPIPVKKDAAKSSVQSTAQSQSSLADNNVSPVHQANNSMPAHSISLPDDASSITKNILEMRMQLMEEQSSKKSEPVGANQPSSDLVKSSRVKQATKTEVNSAVVDEVVEDDEEEITAENYQWQSTGLFESKNEPVIDAKSVRESLKVDKTPEMTKKLIEEMVEKDAWSAEIEKLEIAPLIKQIVVNSYPEIVDDNSVILHTRSAVEHLTKSSANCIKLRTAMSAYRQKTLNVEVVIDDSKDIKTPLELREDLYQQKLEQAKQTIHQDPKVETICQYFDAKIDESSIRPV, encoded by the coding sequence ATGAGTTATCAAGTTTTAGCACGTAAGTGGCGACCAAAGTCGTTTTCTGAGGTAGTAGGGCAACAACATGTGTTGAAAATTTTATCTAATGCCCTCTCTCTTGGTCGGGTGCATCATGCTTATCTGTTTTCTGGTACACGAGGTGTAGGAAAGACGTCGATTGCTCGTTTGTTAGCTAAAGGCTTGAATTGTGAAAGTGGTATCACTGCAACACCTTGTGGTGTTTGTGATAATTGTCGTGAGATTGAGCAAGGTCGTTTTGTTGATTTGTTAGAAATTGATGCTGCCTCACGAACTAAAGTCGAAGATACGCGTGAAATTCTGGATAATATCCAATACTTGCCAACTAAAGGGCGTTTTAAAGTTTACTTGATCGATGAAGTGCATATGTTGTCTCGCAACAGTTTTAATGCATTATTAAAAACTTTGGAAGAACCACCTGAACATGTTAAATTTTTGTTAGCGACAACCGATCCTCAAAAATTACCTATTACTATTTTGTCTCGCTGTTTGCATTTGCATTTAAATGTGCTTGATACATCTTTAATTGGTGATCAGTTAAATCACATTTTACAATTAGAGCATATTGAAAGTGAGCCAAAAGCTATTCATTTATTAGCCAAAGCAGCCAATGGAAGTATGCGAGATGCGTTAAGTTTAACCGATCAGGCTATTGCGCTAGGTAATGGTAAAGTCGATGCTGTATCAGTTGCATCAATGCTTGGAACATTAGATAAGGCTATTCCTTTTGCGTTAGTTAATGCACTTTACCAAGGCGATGGTAATGCGTTAATGCAACAAATTGAATTGGCGGCAATGCAAGGAGCTGATTGGGATAATTTATTAGCTGAAAGCATTTCTTTGTTGCATCAAATTGCTTTATTACAAGTAGTACCTACAGCCTTAGGTGATTATGCCGATAGTGAGGAGCAATTGCGCTTTTTAGCTCAATACATTTCGCCAAATGATGTGCAATTGTTTTATCAAATTTTATTGATGGGTCGAAAAGAACTCGCGCTTGTACCTGACAAGAAAATGGGCGTGGAGATGAGCTTTTTACGTGCGTTAGCCTTTATGCCAAAAGATGTTGATTCGATTTCTCAACCGGTTTCAACCACTAATCCTTCAGCTGTAGGACATCCACCTGTCCCAAAGTCTAATCCGCCAAAAGTTGAATCAGCAACATCAGCTTCTGTGCCACCGATTCCAGTAAAGAAGGATGCAGCTAAGTCATCAGTTCAATCAACGGCACAGTCACAATCGTCATTAGCTGATAATAATGTTTCTCCTGTGCATCAAGCTAATAATTCGATGCCAGCCCATTCTATATCGCTTCCAGATGATGCTTCGTCTATCACTAAAAATATTTTAGAGATGCGAATGCAGTTAATGGAGGAACAAAGTTCAAAAAAGTCTGAACCGGTTGGTGCCAATCAACCATCAAGCGATTTAGTTAAATCGAGTCGTGTTAAACAGGCTACTAAGACTGAAGTTAATAGTGCAGTGGTGGATGAGGTTGTAGAGGACGACGAAGAGGAAATTACAGCAGAAAATTATCAATGGCAATCGACTGGACTGTTTGAGTCTAAGAATGAGCCGGTGATTGATGCGAAGTCAGTTAGGGAGTCACTTAAGGTTGATAAAACTCCAGAGATGACAAAAAAATTGATTGAAGAGATGGTCGAAAAAGATGCTTGGAGTGCGGAAATTGAAAAATTGGAGATTGCACCGTTAATTAAACAGATTGTAGTTAATTCGTATCCTGAAATAGTCGATGATAATAGTGTAATTTTGCATACGCGTTCGGCTGTTGAGCATTTAACTAAGTCGTCGGCAAATTGTATTAAGCTACGAACTGCGATGTCAGCTTATCGTCAAAAAACTCTTAATGTAGAGGTTGTGATTGATGATAGTAAGGATATAAAAACGCCATTAGAATTACGTGAAGATTTATATCAGCAGAAGCTTGAACAAGCTAAACAAACGATACATCAAGATCCTAAAGTTGAGACGATTTGTCAATATTTTGATGCCAAGATTGATGAATCGAGTATTCGTCCTGTATAA
- a CDS encoding YbaB/EbfC family nucleoid-associated protein, which yields MFPGGKGGLGNLMKQAQQMQAKMQQAQEEIAKLEVTGESGAGIVKVTVNGAHSCKRVDIDPSLLTEDDKEMLEDLIAAAYNDATRRLEEAQKERMAQVTGGMQLPPGFKMPF from the coding sequence ATGTTTCCAGGTGGAAAAGGTGGTTTGGGCAATTTGATGAAACAAGCCCAACAAATGCAAGCAAAAATGCAGCAAGCTCAGGAAGAGATTGCTAAATTAGAGGTTACTGGAGAGTCTGGCGCGGGTATCGTTAAAGTTACTGTAAATGGTGCACATAGTTGTAAACGCGTTGATATCGATCCGTCTTTATTAACCGAAGATGATAAGGAGATGTTAGAAGATCTTATCGCTGCAGCCTATAATGATGCTACTCGCCGTTTGGAAGAAGCTCAAAAAGAGCGTATGGCTCAAGTTACTGGTGGAATGCAATTACCACCTGGTTTTAAAATGCCATTCTAA
- the ruvA gene encoding Holliday junction branch migration protein RuvA, with protein MIGRLRGIIIEKQPPKVLIEVGGVGYEVFMPMTCFYELPDNGKEVIVLTHFAVREDAQVLYGFNHEQERELFRELIKVNGVGPKLALAILSGMSAGQFISAVEQGEIKTLVKLPGVGTKTAERLIVEMKDRVKRFGDELANVNVTVETGSLKKSSSQIEGEAVSALIALGYKPQEASRIISKVIKPDMDCEMLIREALKSAL; from the coding sequence GTGATAGGTCGTTTACGTGGAATCATTATTGAAAAGCAACCACCCAAAGTGCTAATTGAAGTTGGTGGTGTTGGCTATGAAGTGTTTATGCCAATGACCTGTTTTTATGAATTACCTGATAATGGTAAAGAAGTGATTGTGTTAACTCATTTTGCCGTTCGTGAAGATGCTCAAGTGCTGTATGGCTTTAATCATGAACAAGAGCGTGAATTGTTTCGTGAGTTGATTAAAGTGAATGGTGTTGGTCCCAAATTAGCGTTAGCAATTTTATCAGGAATGTCAGCAGGGCAATTTATTAGTGCAGTTGAGCAAGGTGAAATCAAGACGTTAGTTAAATTACCTGGCGTGGGCACAAAAACGGCTGAACGATTGATTGTCGAAATGAAGGATCGAGTTAAACGGTTTGGTGACGAGTTAGCTAATGTAAACGTAACTGTTGAGACTGGAAGTCTTAAAAAATCCTCAAGTCAGATTGAAGGTGAAGCCGTTTCGGCACTTATCGCTTTGGGTTATAAACCACAAGAAGCAAGTCGTATTATTAGTAAAGTCATTAAGCCAGACATGGATTGTGAAATGCTAATACGTGAAGCATTAAAGTCAGCATTATAA
- the ruvB gene encoding Holliday junction branch migration DNA helicase RuvB, which translates to MIEADRLIAPQAQKEEESLDRAIRPKYLDEYIGQPQVREQMKIFIQAAKQRSDALDHVLIFGPPGLGKTTLANIVANEMNVNLRTTSGPVLEKAGDLAAMLTNLEPNDVLFIDEIHRLSPVVEEILYPAMEDYQLDIMIGEGPAARSIKIDLPPFTLIGATTRAGSLTSPLRDRFGIVQRLEFYRVEDLEYIVSRSAKFLGLDLSKEGAFLIAKRSRGTPRIANRLLRRVRDYADVKSKGVIDERIATQALDMLDVDNEGFDYMDRKLLLAIIEKFMGGPVGLDNIAAAIGEERETIEDVLEPFLIQQGYIQRTPRGRIATPHAYRHFGIVQDD; encoded by the coding sequence ATGATTGAAGCGGATCGTTTAATTGCGCCACAGGCTCAAAAAGAAGAAGAGTCGTTAGATCGGGCTATTCGTCCTAAATATTTGGATGAGTATATTGGTCAACCTCAAGTGCGAGAGCAGATGAAAATCTTTATTCAGGCAGCCAAGCAGCGTAGTGATGCGCTTGATCATGTTTTAATTTTTGGTCCTCCAGGTCTTGGTAAAACCACTTTAGCTAATATTGTTGCTAATGAAATGAATGTTAATTTGCGCACTACCTCTGGCCCAGTGTTGGAAAAAGCAGGTGATCTGGCTGCAATGTTAACCAATCTCGAGCCTAATGATGTGCTGTTTATTGATGAAATCCATCGATTATCTCCTGTCGTTGAAGAAATATTATATCCTGCTATGGAAGATTATCAGCTCGATATTATGATTGGTGAAGGTCCAGCCGCACGTTCAATTAAAATCGATCTTCCGCCCTTTACACTTATTGGCGCCACTACTCGAGCGGGTTCGTTAACATCGCCATTACGCGATCGTTTTGGGATTGTGCAACGCCTTGAGTTTTACCGCGTGGAGGATTTGGAGTATATCGTTAGCCGTAGTGCTAAGTTTTTAGGTTTAGATCTTTCCAAAGAGGGTGCATTTTTAATAGCTAAACGCTCACGCGGAACGCCTCGTATTGCTAATCGTTTATTGCGACGTGTGAGAGATTATGCGGATGTTAAATCCAAAGGTGTTATTGATGAGCGTATTGCTACTCAAGCTTTAGATATGTTAGATGTGGATAATGAAGGCTTTGACTATATGGATCGTAAGTTACTTCTTGCCATCATCGAAAAATTCATGGGTGGTCCAGTAGGATTAGATAATATAGCTGCAGCAATTGGTGAGGAACGTGAAACGATTGAAGATGTGTTAGAGCCGTTTTTGATTCAGCAAGGTTATATCCAAAGAACACCAAGAGGACGAATTGCAACACCTCATGCTTATCGACATTTTGGTATTGTTCAAGATGATTAA
- the cysK gene encoding cysteine synthase A, which produces MSKIFDDNSQTIGHTPLVRLKHFGNGNILAKVESRNPSFSVKCRIASNMIWDAEKRGLLNPDVELIEPTSGNTGIALAAVAAARGYKLTLTMPESMSIERRKLLKALGANLVLTEAAKGMKGAIEKAEEIVASNPKHNIMLQQFSNPANPEIHEKTTGPEIWLDTDGKIDIFVAGVGTGGTFTGVTKYIKKVQGKNITAVAVEPTTSPVITQALAGEPIKPGPHKIQGIGAGFIPGNLDLSLIDLVEKVSNEEAIETARIIMEKEGILAGISSGAAVFAADRLARLPENANKTIVVILPSSGERYLSTDLFSGIFTEKELG; this is translated from the coding sequence ATGAGTAAGATATTTGATGATAACTCACAAACCATCGGCCATACTCCCCTAGTTCGATTAAAACATTTTGGGAATGGTAATATATTAGCTAAAGTCGAATCTCGTAATCCAAGTTTCAGCGTCAAATGCCGAATTGCATCAAATATGATTTGGGATGCAGAAAAACGTGGTTTACTTAACCCTGACGTCGAACTTATAGAGCCAACTAGTGGTAATACTGGTATCGCATTAGCTGCTGTTGCCGCTGCTCGTGGTTATAAATTAACCTTAACCATGCCAGAAAGCATGAGTATTGAACGCCGAAAACTTCTAAAAGCGTTAGGTGCAAACCTTGTATTAACTGAAGCTGCCAAGGGAATGAAAGGTGCGATTGAAAAAGCAGAAGAAATCGTTGCTAGTAATCCAAAACACAATATTATGCTCCAACAATTTAGCAATCCCGCCAATCCAGAAATTCATGAAAAAACCACAGGACCAGAAATTTGGCTTGATACAGATGGAAAAATCGACATTTTCGTTGCAGGTGTGGGAACAGGTGGAACCTTTACTGGTGTAACAAAATACATCAAAAAAGTTCAAGGAAAAAACATTACGGCTGTCGCAGTTGAGCCAACTACCTCACCTGTAATTACACAAGCACTTGCCGGCGAACCCATCAAACCTGGCCCACACAAAATACAAGGTATCGGAGCTGGATTTATTCCTGGTAACTTAGATTTGAGTTTGATTGATTTGGTCGAAAAAGTATCTAACGAAGAAGCAATCGAAACAGCACGCATTATAATGGAAAAAGAAGGTATTTTAGCAGGAATTTCATCCGGTGCTGCAGTATTTGCAGCTGATCGTTTGGCTCGATTACCAGAAAATGCGAATAAAACCATCGTGGTAATATTACCCTCTTCAGGTGAACGTTACCTTAGTACTGATTTATTTAGTGGTATTTTCACTGAAAAAGAACTTGGTTAA
- the priC gene encoding primosomal replication protein PriC: MQKFLEKLKNQINELEQQLNLSEQQSYQEHYFDEHLFNTSKIETDNQFYLDKVKQTYLALCDAVLSEKRTQIEFLSERLINQITALTRELATVHLRKQTTGHIITETLAEKHSRHLDYLRRLQEMKYELELSLESIEHTKIAALDNRIYRCEQAIKRIELDMENSFIE; the protein is encoded by the coding sequence ATGCAAAAATTTTTGGAAAAATTGAAAAATCAAATAAACGAGCTTGAACAGCAGTTGAACTTATCCGAACAACAAAGCTATCAAGAGCATTATTTTGATGAGCATCTGTTTAACACCAGTAAAATTGAAACCGACAATCAATTCTATTTAGATAAAGTAAAGCAAACCTATCTAGCACTTTGTGATGCAGTACTTTCGGAAAAACGCACACAAATCGAATTTTTATCAGAAAGACTTATAAACCAAATTACCGCCCTAACACGTGAGCTTGCCACAGTACATTTACGTAAACAAACTACTGGCCATATTATTACAGAAACATTAGCTGAAAAACATTCAAGACATTTAGATTATTTGCGACGATTACAAGAGATGAAATATGAGCTCGAACTCTCTTTAGAGTCAATAGAACACACCAAAATCGCTGCCCTTGATAATCGAATATACCGCTGCGAACAAGCTATTAAAAGAATTGAATTAGACATGGAAAATAGTTTCATTGAATAA
- the yfbV gene encoding terminus macrodomain insulation protein YfbV — protein MNLVKIFKAGQIYMDICPKDKALSYSFPELKIINYIKVAKKILPPIIIGLILWQYYLPAQLAVTAITILFALSLPIQGILWLGYRSKSPLPLNLIDSYNRIKLQLIEKKILSPNKNPNEKLTFESLMKLINLSKIHLGNYFGQNDDNQP, from the coding sequence ATGAACTTAGTTAAAATTTTTAAGGCAGGTCAAATATATATGGATATTTGCCCAAAAGATAAAGCCCTATCCTATTCATTTCCTGAATTAAAAATTATTAACTACATCAAAGTTGCAAAAAAAATTTTACCGCCAATCATCATCGGCTTAATTCTTTGGCAATATTATTTACCCGCGCAATTAGCGGTAACAGCAATCACAATTCTATTTGCCTTAAGTTTACCTATTCAAGGGATCTTGTGGTTAGGATATCGGTCTAAATCGCCATTACCGCTCAACTTAATTGACAGCTATAACCGAATCAAATTGCAATTAATTGAAAAAAAGATATTAAGTCCGAATAAAAATCCAAATGAAAAATTAACTTTTGAATCGTTAATGAAACTAATAAACTTATCTAAAATTCATTTAGGGAATTATTTTGGGCAAAATGACGATAACCAACCATAA
- a CDS encoding acetate kinase: protein MSSSNNALVLNCGSSSLKFAIINPENGDEFLSGLAECFHLPDARIKWKLDGEKQEASLGAGAAHSEAIKFIVNNIFPQKPELLDSIKSIGHRIVHGGEKYTQSVVIDDSVLKGIEEASAFAPLHNPAHLIGIREAFIAFPHLKNKNVAVFDTAFHTTMPKEAYLYAIPNELYTKYGVRRYGAHGTSHYYVSREAAKLLNKPVDQTNVITCHLGNGASITAVKNGKSIETSMGLTPLEGLVMGTRSGDIDPAIMFFLHDNLNMSVADINNLLNKKSGLLGFTGVSSDCRYVTDNADKDENAKNALEVFVHRLVKYIGGYAMLLDGRLDAIVFTGGIGENAECIRRKTLEKLSILGFEIDKERNLAARFGNGGVITKDGSAIAMVIPTNEELVIAQDAARLTA from the coding sequence ATGTCATCAAGTAATAACGCTCTCGTTCTGAATTGTGGAAGTTCATCTTTAAAATTTGCTATTATTAACCCTGAAAATGGTGATGAGTTTTTATCTGGTTTAGCTGAATGTTTTCACCTTCCTGATGCACGTATCAAATGGAAATTAGATGGTGAAAAACAAGAAGCTTCTTTAGGCGCTGGTGCAGCACATAGCGAAGCGATTAAATTCATTGTTAATAACATTTTTCCACAAAAACCAGAATTATTAGACAGCATAAAATCAATTGGGCACCGTATTGTTCATGGTGGTGAGAAGTATACCCAATCAGTTGTGATTGATGATTCCGTTTTAAAAGGTATTGAAGAAGCTTCTGCTTTTGCGCCTTTACATAATCCAGCACATTTAATTGGTATTCGCGAAGCTTTTATTGCATTTCCTCATTTAAAAAATAAAAATGTTGCAGTATTTGATACAGCTTTCCATACTACAATGCCTAAAGAAGCATATTTATATGCAATTCCTAATGAATTATATACTAAGTACGGTGTTCGCCGTTATGGTGCTCATGGTACTAGTCATTATTATGTCAGCCGAGAAGCTGCAAAATTATTAAATAAACCTGTTGATCAAACGAATGTGATTACATGCCACTTAGGTAATGGTGCTTCAATCACTGCTGTGAAAAACGGTAAAAGTATTGAAACTTCTATGGGCTTAACACCACTTGAAGGTTTAGTTATGGGGACACGAAGTGGTGATATCGATCCTGCTATCATGTTCTTTTTACATGACAATTTAAATATGTCAGTTGCTGATATTAATAATTTATTAAATAAAAAATCAGGATTATTAGGTTTTACTGGTGTAAGTAGCGACTGCCGTTATGTAACAGATAATGCAGATAAAGACGAAAATGCTAAAAATGCTTTAGAAGTATTTGTTCACCGTTTAGTCAAATACATTGGTGGTTATGCGATGTTGTTAGACGGCCGTTTAGATGCAATCGTGTTTACTGGTGGTATTGGTGAAAATGCTGAATGTATTCGTCGTAAAACTTTAGAAAAATTAAGTATACTTGGTTTTGAGATTGATAAAGAACGCAATTTAGCTGCACGTTTTGGTAACGGTGGTGTGATCACTAAAGATGGTTCTGCTATTGCAATGGTTATTCCTACCAATGAAGAACTTGTCATCGCACAAGATGCAGCACGCTTAACAGCTTAA